One window from the genome of Fulvivirga lutea encodes:
- a CDS encoding helix-turn-helix domain-containing protein: MEDYNKIIESLGIKYLKSNNIKVSTPFTLKDYEETENAILFLKKGVIRFGKDQDVLKEGNAVFIPANRLTPLSFGEVSEKSTQLSLEEFGFKQSEYFRSADSTDVSNVVADFTMVVFETKVFDTVNFFTTLDIPAFSLENNSVNSSIYDIVKETQEERSGNQRVIKLKTELLVIEVIRHILERRLFVEQMATNSTYFKDPRLIKLFKYIKDNLGGELTNKALSDVADVSEDYVGQYFKTLTGINPQDYIEYQRMEYAVKLLRTTKMSIRDIGKNCGYKDTAYFCRRFKMMYGIPAGKMRKRETLMNV, translated from the coding sequence ATGGAAGATTACAACAAAATAATAGAGTCATTAGGTATAAAATACTTAAAGTCCAATAATATAAAGGTTTCAACCCCTTTTACCCTAAAGGACTATGAGGAGACAGAGAATGCAATTTTGTTTCTGAAAAAAGGCGTTATCCGCTTTGGAAAGGATCAGGATGTACTAAAAGAGGGTAATGCTGTTTTCATTCCAGCAAACAGACTTACTCCACTGTCATTCGGTGAAGTGAGTGAGAAGTCTACTCAACTGAGCTTGGAGGAGTTTGGTTTTAAGCAATCTGAATATTTTAGATCGGCAGACTCAACTGATGTATCAAATGTTGTAGCTGACTTTACGATGGTTGTTTTTGAAACTAAGGTTTTTGATACCGTAAATTTCTTTACAACACTTGATATTCCTGCTTTTTCACTGGAAAACAATTCAGTGAATAGTAGTATTTACGATATTGTTAAAGAAACTCAGGAGGAAAGATCAGGGAATCAACGAGTAATTAAGTTGAAAACGGAATTGCTTGTAATTGAAGTTATACGTCACATTCTTGAGCGTAGGCTATTCGTGGAGCAAATGGCTACTAATAGTACCTACTTCAAAGATCCGAGACTCATTAAGCTGTTTAAGTACATTAAAGATAATCTTGGAGGTGAACTTACAAACAAGGCTCTCTCTGATGTGGCTGATGTTTCAGAAGATTATGTGGGTCAGTATTTCAAAACTTTGACCGGTATCAACCCTCAGGATTATATCGAATACCAGAGAATGGAATATGCTGTTAAACTCTTGAGAACAACCAAGATGAGTATTCGTGATATAGGTAAGAATTGTGGTTACAAAGACACAGCTTATTTCTGCAGAAGATTTAAGATGATGTATGGTATACCTGCAGGTAAAATGAGGAAAAGAGAAACTTTAATGAATGTTTAA
- a CDS encoding geranylgeranylglyceryl/heptaprenylglyceryl phosphate synthase: MNLLKDIQSRKKLNRKSLAVLIDPDKVEDPNSILNLIALAKECYVDFFFVGGSLLTQDNFQPIVKLLKEKCDIPVILFPGNNMQISNSADAILFLSLISGRNPDFLIGQHVNAAPLLKRSNLEVIPTGYLLINSENNSAASYMSNTVPIPADKYSIASSTALAGEYLGMGMIYLDAGSGAKECITPKMIRKVSETITVPLIVGGGIRSGTSANESLKAGADIIVIGNAIEKNPNLMIEVSEKIYDFNKTLNIH, from the coding sequence ATGAATCTGCTGAAAGACATCCAATCGAGGAAAAAGCTCAATAGAAAGTCGCTTGCCGTTCTAATAGACCCAGATAAGGTAGAAGATCCAAACTCTATTTTAAACCTGATCGCATTGGCAAAAGAATGTTATGTCGATTTTTTCTTTGTAGGAGGAAGCTTACTCACCCAGGATAACTTTCAGCCAATAGTTAAGCTTTTAAAGGAAAAGTGTGATATACCGGTAATCTTATTTCCCGGCAATAACATGCAGATTTCAAATTCAGCCGATGCGATATTATTTCTAAGTCTTATTTCAGGTAGAAATCCCGATTTTCTTATTGGTCAACATGTAAATGCCGCACCACTATTGAAGCGAAGTAATTTAGAAGTCATTCCAACTGGTTATTTGTTAATCAATTCAGAAAACAACTCTGCTGCTTCCTACATGAGCAATACAGTACCAATTCCGGCCGATAAATATTCCATAGCCTCATCCACAGCTTTAGCTGGTGAATATCTTGGGATGGGCATGATTTACCTTGATGCGGGTAGTGGCGCTAAGGAGTGCATAACGCCTAAAATGATACGTAAGGTGAGTGAAACTATTACAGTTCCCTTAATTGTAGGAGGCGGTATTAGGAGTGGCACAAGTGCCAATGAATCATTAAAGGCAGGTGCTGATATAATTGTTATCGGTAATGCGATAGAAAAAAACCCCAATCTGATGATTGAGGTTTCTGAAAAAATTTATGATTTCAATAAAACTTTAAACATTCATTAA
- a CDS encoding phage holin family protein: protein MSSTKGIWKLLGFDGILDNVKALVDTRVKLIKLEIKDELAKALANTLISIILLNLLFFALLLVSVGVSIYIGREMGNYFQGFLIVSAFYFILFVVLMLFKKKIGLKEAIERELNKIFGIDK, encoded by the coding sequence GTGAGCAGTACTAAAGGAATATGGAAACTATTAGGGTTTGATGGCATTCTCGATAATGTTAAAGCTCTCGTAGATACGCGCGTTAAGCTTATTAAGCTTGAAATTAAAGATGAATTAGCTAAAGCATTAGCTAATACCCTTATTAGCATTATCTTACTCAACCTATTATTCTTCGCACTTCTTTTAGTAAGTGTTGGAGTATCTATTTATATCGGCCGTGAAATGGGCAATTATTTTCAAGGTTTTTTAATTGTATCAGCCTTCTACTTTATATTGTTCGTTGTTCTGATGTTATTCAAGAAAAAAATTGGTCTGAAAGAAGCCATAGAAAGAGAATTAAACAAGATTTTTGGTATTGATAAGTAA
- a CDS encoding Na/Pi symporter, giving the protein MLFLFAIDLMAESFNYVGKGVAESILVATSNPFIGLFIGLLITAIIQSSSTSTSMIVAAVASGSITLADAVPMIMGANIGTTLTSTIVALGYITSKNEFKRALAAGTVHDFFNILTTLILFPLEYYYGFLSYFAQQIANFFLDPSLSVSDAAIGFKLFDAIPITKFIITGVGNGLITIIISFVLLIASLKYLSKKISNVLIANPKDNLKNLIFNNPWKSFGFGAGITAAVQSSSITTSLVIPFVATNRIELKNAMPFILGANIGTTITAFIAVLFKSNAAMSIAVTHLLFNVIGVLIFLPFPVMRNLIISMASRFGSMTFKHRLIGFTYIIFTFFIIPFALIFFNKTNTKITELTYLNQNNTERVVIYKSAVSKDYPFTMPQNESDFGTLSDNLVHVNRKNNIVFFNKDFFIFNDVGFCWDNENSDGKFNICITDIEKSIEINESQTLDSVYIFDLQYYNKAELDSISYTYKVSAIQNALYQTIKKDKNGKIIAKETLSSFVEKY; this is encoded by the coding sequence ATGCTCTTCCTTTTTGCTATAGACTTAATGGCCGAGTCTTTCAATTATGTAGGTAAAGGAGTGGCTGAATCGATACTGGTTGCAACTTCCAACCCATTTATCGGGTTGTTCATTGGGCTTTTGATAACGGCTATTATACAAAGTAGTTCTACGAGCACATCGATGATCGTTGCAGCCGTTGCTTCTGGTTCAATTACTTTGGCTGATGCTGTTCCTATGATTATGGGCGCCAACATTGGAACGACTCTAACCAGTACAATTGTTGCGCTCGGTTATATAACAAGTAAAAATGAATTTAAGCGTGCTCTTGCCGCAGGTACTGTTCACGATTTCTTCAATATACTTACCACATTAATACTTTTTCCTCTTGAGTATTACTATGGCTTCTTGTCTTATTTTGCACAACAGATTGCTAATTTCTTTTTAGATCCTTCTTTAAGTGTATCAGATGCTGCTATTGGCTTTAAACTATTTGATGCTATACCCATAACAAAATTTATTATTACTGGTGTTGGAAATGGACTGATAACTATCATCATTTCCTTTGTACTGTTAATTGCATCATTAAAATACTTATCTAAGAAGATATCCAATGTATTAATAGCAAACCCTAAGGATAACCTCAAAAACCTGATATTCAACAACCCTTGGAAGTCATTTGGCTTTGGTGCCGGCATTACTGCTGCAGTACAGTCTAGTTCAATTACAACCTCTTTGGTTATACCTTTTGTGGCAACTAATAGAATTGAATTGAAAAATGCAATGCCATTTATTTTGGGTGCCAATATAGGCACAACCATTACAGCCTTTATTGCAGTTCTTTTTAAGTCTAATGCTGCCATGAGCATTGCCGTAACACATCTGCTTTTTAATGTGATTGGTGTGCTTATTTTCCTTCCATTTCCGGTAATGCGAAACTTGATTATATCAATGGCCAGTCGTTTCGGTTCAATGACCTTTAAGCATAGGCTAATTGGTTTTACCTATATCATTTTTACATTCTTTATTATTCCGTTTGCCTTAATCTTCTTTAATAAAACAAACACGAAGATTACAGAATTAACTTATCTAAATCAGAATAATACTGAGCGTGTGGTGATTTACAAATCAGCAGTTTCGAAAGATTATCCATTCACAATGCCTCAAAATGAATCAGACTTTGGCACGCTGAGTGATAATCTGGTACATGTTAACAGAAAGAACAATATTGTTTTCTTTAATAAAGATTTCTTCATTTTTAACGATGTTGGCTTCTGTTGGGATAATGAAAATTCTGACGGAAAATTTAATATCTGCATTACTGACATTGAAAAAAGTATTGAAATTAATGAGTCGCAAACATTAGATTCTGTTTACATTTTCGACCTTCAATACTATAATAAGGCAGAGCTTGATTCAATATCTTACACTTATAAAGTAAGCGCCATTCAGAATGCTTTATACCAGACAATAAAGAAGGATAAAAACGGCAAAATCATAGCCAAAGAAACACTTTCTTCATTTGTAGAAAAATATTAG
- a CDS encoding Na/Pi cotransporter family protein, whose product MSYSFLDLLTLLGSLGFFIYGMKVMSEGLQKVAGAKMRQILRAMTSNRVAGVLTGFLITSLVQSSSATTVMVVSFVNAGLLSLVESIGVVMGANIGTTVTAWIISIIGFKIKIGAAALPLIAFGFPLIFSSKNKIKSWGEVIIGFALLFMGLDLLKDSVPDIKANPEILAFLSEYTDLGFLSTLIFVIIGTVLTVVIQSSSATMALTLVMANEGWITFDIAAAMVLGENIGTTITANIAALVANVHAKRTARAHFIFNIFGVLWMLLLMPVFLNVIDVYLSSDGGVSPFDSPAAIPIALSIFHTAFNVINVIILVWFVNFIASIVTKMVKATAEEDEYFKLEYISSSLVSTPEISLEEVGKELAKFGEITGRMSGFTQSLIKNKKFKDRSKILKRVRKYEGITDRMEIEVAEYLSKLSTANLTSESSLRLRGMLSIANDLERIADLFFQASLSVERKNESDVWFSEKQISNLLEMFELIDQAFEVMNANLAKDYQKVSLDEAIAIEKKINKKRDQLRKKHLKNIENKAYHVINGIVYADMYNLLERIGDHIINVTEGITGELARDEEDR is encoded by the coding sequence ATGAGTTATTCCTTTCTTGATCTCCTAACCCTACTCGGTTCACTGGGATTTTTCATTTACGGCATGAAGGTAATGAGCGAGGGGCTTCAGAAAGTAGCCGGTGCTAAAATGCGTCAGATACTTCGTGCAATGACCTCCAACCGTGTAGCAGGAGTGCTCACTGGTTTTCTAATTACTTCCTTAGTTCAGTCATCGTCTGCCACTACTGTAATGGTAGTGAGTTTTGTAAATGCCGGGCTATTATCTTTGGTTGAATCCATAGGAGTAGTGATGGGTGCAAACATAGGCACAACAGTAACGGCTTGGATAATATCAATAATCGGTTTTAAAATTAAAATTGGCGCTGCGGCACTACCACTAATCGCATTTGGCTTTCCTCTGATCTTTTCATCAAAGAATAAAATTAAATCTTGGGGTGAAGTTATTATTGGCTTTGCCCTTTTATTTATGGGTCTTGATTTATTAAAAGACTCTGTTCCAGATATCAAGGCGAATCCTGAAATATTGGCTTTTCTCTCGGAATACACAGATTTAGGATTTTTATCAACCCTGATTTTTGTAATAATAGGAACCGTTTTAACAGTGGTCATACAATCATCCAGTGCTACAATGGCTCTTACGTTAGTAATGGCCAATGAAGGTTGGATTACATTTGATATTGCTGCTGCAATGGTTTTAGGGGAAAATATTGGGACTACTATTACCGCGAATATTGCAGCATTGGTTGCAAATGTGCACGCAAAAAGAACAGCTAGGGCGCACTTTATTTTTAACATATTCGGTGTGTTGTGGATGTTATTATTAATGCCTGTTTTCCTGAATGTTATTGATGTTTATTTATCATCAGATGGAGGTGTTTCGCCTTTTGATAGCCCAGCCGCTATTCCAATTGCCCTTTCAATTTTTCATACGGCCTTTAACGTAATAAATGTAATTATCCTTGTTTGGTTCGTTAATTTCATTGCCTCCATTGTAACAAAAATGGTGAAGGCTACTGCAGAAGAAGATGAATACTTTAAGCTTGAATATATTTCTTCAAGTTTGGTAAGTACCCCGGAAATTAGTCTCGAAGAAGTAGGAAAGGAGCTGGCTAAATTTGGAGAAATTACTGGTAGGATGTCTGGCTTTACTCAGTCACTCATAAAGAATAAAAAATTTAAGGATAGGTCAAAGATTCTAAAAAGAGTTAGAAAGTACGAGGGTATTACTGATAGAATGGAGATTGAGGTGGCAGAGTATCTTTCAAAACTTTCTACAGCCAATTTAACATCAGAATCTTCTTTAAGGCTAAGAGGTATGCTTTCAATTGCTAATGATCTTGAACGTATTGCCGACCTATTCTTCCAGGCATCTTTATCTGTTGAGCGAAAGAATGAAAGCGATGTATGGTTTTCTGAAAAGCAGATATCTAATTTGCTTGAAATGTTTGAACTCATTGATCAGGCATTCGAAGTAATGAATGCTAATCTGGCCAAGGATTACCAAAAGGTTTCTTTGGACGAGGCCATTGCTATAGAGAAGAAAATCAATAAAAAACGTGATCAGCTTCGTAAAAAACATCTAAAGAACATTGAAAATAAGGCGTACCATGTAATTAATGGTATTGTATATGCAGATATGTATAACCTGTTAGAAAGAATAGGTGACCACATCATCAATGTTACTGAGGGTATTACTGGTGAGCTGGCCCGTGACGAGGAAGATCGTTAA
- a CDS encoding M20 metallopeptidase family protein produces the protein MINKIKQLAKEYKQDVIDIRRHIHANPELSYQEFNTAKFVAEQLRNFGIDPKEGVAETGLTAIIKGKNPDKKVTALRADMDALPILEANDVPYKSKNEGVMHACGHDAHTASLLGCAKILNSLKEEFEGTVKLIFQPGEEKNPGGASLMIKDGALKNPVPTTIFGQHVMPLIPVGKVGFRSGMYMASCDEIYLTVHGKGGHGAIPELAIDPVLITSHIIVALQQVISRNASPKTPTVLSFGKVEANGATNIIPEKVEVAGTFRAMNEEWRAEAHRIIKKMAESIAEGMGGSCDVNISKGYPYLENDPAITDSARKSAEEYLGKENIEDLDLWMGAEDFSYYTHEVPACFYRLGTRNEQKGITSYVHTPTFNIDENALEIGSGLMAWIAIKSLGN, from the coding sequence TTGATTAATAAGATAAAGCAGCTAGCGAAGGAGTATAAGCAAGATGTCATCGACATTAGAAGACATATTCATGCCAACCCGGAACTATCTTATCAGGAATTTAATACTGCAAAATTTGTAGCTGAACAGCTTCGCAATTTTGGAATTGACCCCAAAGAAGGAGTTGCAGAAACTGGTCTAACAGCTATTATCAAAGGAAAAAATCCGGATAAAAAAGTTACAGCATTAAGAGCCGATATGGACGCGCTCCCCATACTAGAAGCCAATGATGTTCCTTACAAATCAAAAAATGAAGGCGTTATGCATGCCTGCGGGCACGATGCTCATACTGCTTCACTTCTAGGTTGTGCCAAAATTTTGAATTCATTAAAGGAAGAATTTGAAGGTACAGTAAAACTCATTTTTCAACCGGGTGAGGAGAAAAACCCTGGAGGAGCTTCATTAATGATTAAAGATGGAGCCTTAAAGAATCCTGTTCCTACTACTATTTTCGGACAGCATGTGATGCCATTAATTCCAGTAGGTAAAGTGGGGTTTAGATCGGGCATGTACATGGCCAGCTGCGATGAAATTTATTTAACTGTTCATGGTAAAGGCGGACATGGCGCCATTCCAGAATTAGCAATCGATCCTGTACTTATTACCTCACATATTATAGTAGCCTTACAGCAAGTGATCAGCAGAAATGCGAGTCCAAAAACACCTACTGTGTTGAGTTTTGGAAAAGTTGAAGCGAATGGGGCAACCAATATTATTCCTGAAAAAGTAGAAGTAGCTGGTACTTTCAGAGCCATGAATGAAGAATGGCGTGCAGAAGCACATAGAATCATAAAAAAGATGGCCGAAAGCATTGCAGAAGGTATGGGTGGAAGTTGCGATGTTAATATCTCAAAAGGTTACCCTTACTTGGAAAATGATCCTGCAATAACAGATAGTGCCAGAAAATCAGCAGAAGAGTACTTAGGAAAAGAAAATATCGAAGATCTGGATTTATGGATGGGTGCAGAAGATTTCTCTTATTACACTCACGAAGTACCTGCGTGTTTTTATAGGTTAGGAACGAGAAATGAGCAAAAGGGTATTACTTCATACGTCCACACTCCAACCTTTAATATCGATGAAAATGCGCTTGAAATTGGTTCGGGTTTAATGGCATGGATAGCTATAAAAAGCTTGGGGAATTAA
- a CDS encoding SPOR domain-containing protein, whose product MIKKSLYFLVFSLAIYACSPTTTTSTSSIETYNEDLSVHRPKFDVIDESKEVKSNTEEVKANYPEPTNDVTKYLNTVLDSINMLKANIKYVDGFTVQVYSGTSSEEAKIARGKVYTILSDASPSLKYDEPNFKVKVGKYYSRLEAQKTYAKLKRKFPNSIIIPEKIYLEEID is encoded by the coding sequence ATGATTAAAAAAAGTCTATACTTCCTTGTTTTTAGTTTGGCCATCTATGCTTGTTCTCCCACAACAACTACGAGCACCTCAAGCATAGAAACGTATAACGAAGATTTATCAGTACATCGCCCAAAGTTTGATGTAATCGATGAGTCCAAAGAAGTAAAATCTAATACTGAGGAGGTAAAAGCAAACTACCCTGAGCCAACCAATGATGTTACTAAATACCTAAATACAGTATTAGATAGCATTAACATGCTGAAGGCTAACATCAAATATGTTGATGGTTTTACAGTACAGGTTTATTCTGGCACGAGCAGCGAAGAGGCTAAAATAGCACGAGGAAAGGTTTATACCATTTTATCGGATGCTTCCCCTTCGTTAAAGTATGACGAACCAAACTTTAAAGTAAAAGTTGGCAAATACTATTCGCGGTTAGAAGCTCAGAAAACTTATGCTAAGTTGAAGCGGAAGTTCCCTAACTCAATTATTATACCTGAGAAAATATACCTGGAAGAAATTGATTAA
- the secA gene encoding preprotein translocase subunit SecA, whose product MLKFIAKVFGTKSDKDIKKLMPMVEEINAEFAKLSSISDQELREKSRAVKGDIDEYLKSIDEEIASLHQKVNDNPDLDIHEKEEIFNQIDSLEEKRNKDLEEVLLKVLPRAFAIVKETARRFKDNDQLEVVATMHDKTLAAKKPNVEIDGDKAIWKNKWLAAGTEIKWDMLHYDEQLIGGIVLHEGKIAEMATGEGKTLVATLPAFLNALAKRGVHVVTVNDYLAKRDSEWMAPIFEFHELTVDCIDKHEPNSEERKTAYGCDIIYGTNNEFGFDYLRDNMSRETDDLVQKKHHYAMIDEVDSVLIDEARTPLIISGPVPRGDEHEFYDLKPRISKLVDAQKKLTQQFLVEAKKLISEGNEKEGGLALFRAYRGLPKHKPLIKYLSETGMRQILQKTENFYLQDNQKMMPEADEPLYFTIDEKHNSIELTEKGIDLITKEGEDSNFFIMPDIGVEIANLEKDEALTDEEKVAKKDELIKDYSIKSQRIHSVNQLLKAYTLFEKDTEYIIVDGKVKIVDEQTGRVMDGRRYSDGLHQAIEAKENVKVEDATQTYATITLQNYFRMYHKLAGMTGTAETEAGEFWEIYKLDVVVMPTHRPIARDDKQDMVYKTVREKFNAVVDEIVALTEKGRPVLVGTTSVEISELVSRMLNMRKINHQVLNAKQHAREAEVVAEAGKPGTVTIATNMAGRGTDIKLTPESKAAGGLAIIGTERHESRRVDRQLRGRSGRQGDPGSSQFFVSLEDNLMRMFMPERIARIMDKLGLQEGEVISHSMVTKSIERAQTKVEENNFGIRKRLLEYDDVMNSQREVIYKRRRNALYGERLQLDIMNMLFDTCEDIVLNTKGADNYDSFKLTVLGVLGVDFEITKDEFSSISEENLTQKLYDVAYEAYKRKNNGIAEKALPIIKNISETRGATIENILIPFTDGKKQIGVAANLQKCVDTNNKEMIKSMEKMITLAIIDQLWKDHLREMDDLKQSVQNAVYEQKDPLLIYKFEGFELFKRFIAKVNEDTISFLMKADLPVEDPNQVQEARQRGRQKLSEKKEESRSLLSGGRQPAANRPPAEITKPLKSEKVFGRNDRVTVQYMDGSMKKDVKFKTVEADINNNKCVLVED is encoded by the coding sequence ATGTTAAAATTCATTGCGAAAGTATTCGGCACAAAGTCAGACAAAGACATAAAAAAACTGATGCCGATGGTGGAGGAGATAAATGCGGAGTTTGCAAAACTTAGCAGCATCAGCGATCAGGAATTAAGAGAAAAATCAAGAGCCGTTAAAGGCGATATAGATGAGTATTTAAAGTCAATAGATGAAGAGATTGCTTCATTACACCAAAAAGTGAATGACAATCCGGATCTTGACATCCATGAAAAGGAAGAAATATTCAATCAAATAGATTCTCTAGAAGAGAAAAGAAACAAAGATCTCGAAGAGGTATTATTGAAAGTATTACCACGTGCCTTCGCTATTGTAAAAGAAACTGCCCGTAGATTCAAAGACAATGACCAATTAGAAGTGGTCGCTACCATGCACGACAAAACATTAGCAGCCAAAAAGCCTAATGTAGAAATTGATGGTGATAAAGCCATTTGGAAAAATAAATGGCTGGCAGCAGGTACTGAAATTAAATGGGATATGCTGCACTATGATGAGCAGCTAATCGGTGGTATCGTTCTGCATGAAGGTAAAATTGCTGAAATGGCAACCGGTGAAGGTAAAACTTTGGTAGCAACGCTGCCTGCATTCTTAAATGCATTGGCTAAGAGAGGTGTTCATGTAGTAACTGTTAACGACTACCTTGCTAAACGTGATAGTGAATGGATGGCTCCGATTTTCGAGTTCCATGAATTAACAGTTGATTGTATAGACAAACACGAGCCTAATTCCGAAGAACGAAAAACGGCTTATGGATGCGATATCATCTATGGAACTAATAATGAATTTGGTTTCGATTATTTAAGAGATAACATGTCTCGTGAAACGGATGATCTGGTACAGAAAAAACATCATTACGCCATGATTGATGAGGTGGACTCTGTATTAATTGATGAAGCAAGAACTCCATTAATTATATCAGGGCCTGTGCCGAGAGGTGATGAGCATGAATTCTATGATTTGAAGCCTCGTATTTCAAAGTTGGTAGATGCCCAAAAGAAATTAACACAGCAATTTTTAGTAGAAGCAAAGAAGTTAATTTCGGAAGGCAATGAAAAAGAAGGTGGCCTTGCCTTATTCAGAGCTTATAGAGGGCTACCAAAACACAAGCCATTGATCAAATACCTGAGTGAAACAGGTATGCGTCAAATTCTTCAAAAAACGGAGAATTTCTACCTTCAGGATAATCAGAAAATGATGCCTGAGGCAGATGAACCTTTGTATTTTACTATTGATGAAAAGCATAACAGCATTGAGCTTACTGAAAAAGGAATCGACCTGATTACCAAAGAAGGAGAAGATTCCAACTTCTTCATCATGCCGGATATTGGTGTAGAAATAGCCAATCTGGAAAAAGATGAGGCATTGACTGACGAAGAAAAAGTAGCTAAAAAAGATGAGCTAATTAAGGATTACTCCATTAAGTCACAGCGAATCCACTCAGTTAACCAGTTATTAAAGGCTTACACACTTTTCGAGAAAGATACTGAGTACATAATTGTTGATGGTAAAGTTAAAATTGTAGATGAACAGACAGGCCGTGTAATGGATGGCCGTAGATATTCTGATGGTTTGCACCAAGCCATTGAAGCGAAAGAAAATGTGAAAGTAGAAGATGCAACTCAAACTTACGCTACCATCACTTTACAGAACTATTTCAGAATGTACCACAAACTTGCGGGTATGACGGGTACTGCCGAAACTGAGGCCGGTGAATTCTGGGAAATCTATAAATTGGATGTAGTGGTAATGCCTACTCACAGGCCAATTGCCAGAGACGATAAGCAAGACATGGTTTACAAAACCGTTCGAGAGAAGTTCAATGCGGTGGTAGACGAAATTGTAGCATTAACAGAAAAAGGAAGGCCTGTATTGGTGGGTACTACATCGGTAGAAATATCTGAATTAGTGAGCCGTATGTTAAACATGCGTAAAATCAACCACCAGGTACTCAATGCCAAGCAACATGCCAGAGAAGCTGAAGTTGTTGCGGAGGCGGGTAAACCGGGTACTGTAACCATCGCCACCAACATGGCTGGTAGAGGTACTGACATTAAACTTACCCCTGAATCTAAAGCAGCCGGAGGTTTGGCTATTATTGGTACAGAGCGCCATGAATCGAGACGAGTAGACAGACAGTTGAGAGGTCGTTCTGGTAGACAAGGAGACCCTGGTTCTTCACAGTTCTTTGTGAGTTTGGAAGACAACTTAATGCGTATGTTCATGCCCGAGCGTATCGCTAGAATCATGGATAAACTTGGTTTGCAGGAAGGTGAAGTGATCTCACATTCCATGGTTACCAAATCTATTGAACGAGCTCAGACTAAAGTAGAGGAAAACAACTTTGGTATAAGAAAAAGATTGCTCGAGTATGACGATGTAATGAACTCGCAACGCGAGGTAATTTATAAGCGTAGAAGAAATGCTCTTTATGGTGAGCGACTACAACTGGATATCATGAACATGCTCTTTGATACATGTGAAGACATTGTATTGAATACAAAAGGAGCAGATAATTACGACAGTTTTAAGCTTACAGTGCTGGGCGTACTAGGTGTTGATTTCGAGATTACAAAAGATGAGTTTTCTTCTATTTCAGAAGAAAATCTTACTCAGAAACTTTACGATGTAGCTTACGAAGCATACAAGAGAAAAAATAATGGTATTGCGGAAAAGGCCTTACCAATTATCAAAAATATTTCTGAAACACGGGGTGCTACTATTGAGAATATCTTAATTCCATTTACTGATGGAAAGAAACAAATTGGTGTAGCGGCTAATCTTCAAAAATGTGTTGATACCAACAACAAGGAGATGATTAAGTCCATGGAGAAAATGATTACCCTCGCCATCATTGATCAGTTATGGAAGGATCATTTACGTGAAATGGATGACTTGAAGCAAAGTGTTCAGAATGCTGTATATGAGCAAAAAGACCCGCTTTTGATTTATAAGTTTGAAGGCTTCGAGCTATTTAAAAGGTTTATTGCTAAGGTAAATGAAGATACAATCTCCTTCTTAATGAAAGCCGATTTACCCGTAGAAGATCCAAATCAAGTGCAAGAAGCACGACAGCGTGGCAGACAGAAGTTAAGTGAGAAGAAAGAAGAGTCAAGGTCGCTACTTAGTGGTGGCCGACAGCCTGCCGCAAACAGACCACCAGCTGAAATTACCAAACCGTTGAAATCAGAGAAAGTTTTCGGTAGGAATGACAGGGTTACCGTGCAGTACATGGACGGAAGTATGAAAAAAGATGTTAAATTCAAGACTGTAGAAGCAGATATTAATAATAATAAGTGCGTTTTAGTAGAAGATTAA